The stretch of DNA TAAGTAAGCCGACCTCGGCACTTGTTCGTGACAAATCGCTGCCGATACTTGCTCTTTTTCATCCCCGTCTACCGATTCGTTGAATTCGATCATGTGAAAAGTAGGAGCGGGAGACAAAATCTCATGGCGCTCATTCCGCGAAAAGGAGGGGGATATctggtgtggtgtggtgtggtgaCGCTGCTGTCCCGTTGCCAGGCTTCGTCGTGGTGCGTTGCTgagccgcccgcctctcGCTGCTCACATTCGGGCCAAGTTAATGCGGAGTGCTTCGACGTGCGGCCTGCATGTTACATCGGGGTAGCTCCTTCGCAAATAGAAAAGTCAAGTCTTACCAATAGTAATTTTCAATTGATTTGCCACGGCctttgtacttcgtatagGCGATTGTCTTCACATGCGTCTACCGAGAGGCCGGGTAAGAGCACTCACACGAGCCGAAGCGCCATCGAATACTACTATAGTGTACGGATCTCACGACCTTTCACTCGCAATGGTACCGTCACCGAAGAGCAGTAGCCCTGGAACATCCGAATCACTTGCGTTGCCTATGCTTCAGATACACGTGCGCCCATGCAGCCCGGGCCCATTCATAACGACCGGTAAAGGCCCTGGCCTCTCCATTGCATCGTGTCCGCCCCTGGGCCGCCATCACAAAGCAAGTGCCAACACCAGTGTCGAGTACATTGCACACGTCCGCGACGAGTCAGTCTTCCTCTGCCCGCTACACGTCTGTGCAGAATTCCGTGTCGCCCCTTTCCGTCCGTCCTTTTCGCGGCGTTCAAAACCATCAGACCGGCAGCTACATAGTACATGAGCAAGAGCCTTGTGCGCCTCAGCCTCCAAATTGGCTGTCTTGTCATCGCTTGCCTCGAACCGAACATTCATCGCAATTTGTCGTTGAAAATTCCTTGAAAAAAAGTGTCCATGGTCCCATTTTTTGATTGTGCTGTCCCAAGCGCTCACGAAGGAGTTAAATTCACTTGTGTGAAAGAGTTATCAAGGCGAAGGGGTTTTTAGGAGCCATCGCGGCAATCCATCTGATTGCGCGAGTACCGGAAGCCAATGTGAAGGGGGGGAAACGCTGTACAACTTCGTTAAGCGACCGATGTgtccgtcggcgggcgaACAATGAGTGGTCCTCTTTGGCACCTCTTTAGGTGCCCATGGAGTCGTCGGGTCCAGTCACGGATCACCCAACCATGCGACAAGAGGCCGCTCGGGATCAAACGGCCCAGCTGACTCCTGGGGTGCTTAGTCCATGTAAAAATCACCCTTGAGTATCCGCTCCTGGAAGGCGTCCGGCTTTCGGGGTTCCTGCTTCGGcttgacggccgccgcctgggcaGGTGGCTGGGGCATTGGCATGTCCGAGACAGACTTGGCGCGGTCGTGGGTTGAGAAGCCTCTTGGAGGGGAAGAGGCGAGTGAGAAGGAGGGACGAGCACCGGTGACGGAGCTCTCGGCACGAGACCTAAGCTGTTCGGACCAGTTGAAGCCCTGCTGGTCTGCGCGAGAAGGGACATTGTCAGAAGAGACTCTTGGATGCTTGGTGCTGCTTGCCTGtggcgcggcagcaggcgGCATGGCAGTGCTGGCCCGTCGTCCGGCcgcggagagggcggcggcgacggaggagcCCTGCCCCTGCGATGGCCTGTGCCCGCTGGCAGAGCGGCCGAGCGAGGACGGGGGAGAGGTTGGGTTATTACCATTGCCAGGACTGCCGCCTGGTCGGTATCCCCTCATGGCCGGCTGACCGAAGCTCATGCGACGAACGAAGGGCGTGTTGGGGGCCGTCctggcaccaccgccgggcacgtcctcttcctcaatCGCGCTCTCGTCGATGGAGTCGGAGTTGGTGGACATGCTGCCCCTGCGCATGAAGGCAGACGTGTTGGTGGGCGAGGTGCCTGAGAGGCCGATGGTTGTGACagagagccgccgcctctgggGATCATTGAGGGATCCGCcggcggagaaggaggagccgTTGGAGCCGTTGGAGGGGCCCCGTTGGAAGAGGTTGGAGAGGGCGGCCTGGGTAATGGAGCTGCGAcggtggggaggagggccacCCCCGCCAGGGCCGTTGGGAGAGCTCTCAGAGGACATGGCACTGTGTGTGCGTGTTTGCAGAGTATTCGGTGGCGCGTCTACCGTGCCTTGAAATAAGGGGCAGCAGTGTTATGCCGTGCGTCGTGTAGTAGGGCCGCGAGGTAATGATTGAAGAGTTGCGTAGCTCGTGATTCCTGGGGTAGGCCGGGTGGACGGATGTCTTTAAGCTGCGCCGCGGGAGGGCCGGAAAAAGGAAGGACTGAGTGTGCACGAGTGAGGATCGGAGAAAGTCGGTCTGGGCTGCGGCAGACGTTGTGTTCCGGGGGTTTCGTTTCGTCGTGAGGAGGTGGCTGgaaggaaagaaagagaAAAGAGAAAAGTCGGGTGATGCTTGTGGCGATGGGACGAGGATGGTTCGACAGAGGAGAAGCGGAGCGGCCGAGGTGCTGCACGTGGGATATATAGCACGGCAGGTCCCACCGACGGCAGATGgcagtggaggaggggcgcgCAGGCAGTGGAGGAAGGCGGTCGGCAGGTGGCAGTCAATGGAGCGGAGGTGCAGGTGGCAGGCGCGCAGGGGCcccaggcgggcggcagcaggagcgggcgggcgggcgagagtGTGGAGGAAGGAGCGATCAGTTGTGGGAcgggtggaggcgggcaAGGGTAGCAAGGGTACAGTGGgtgtaggtaggtacgaGGGAAGGAAGTGGGTAATAGGCAGTAGCTAACAAAGGCAAAAGCGAGGAAGGTGCTCGCAGACGGTTCACAGCAGTCCTGCGGAGGGCAGCAAGCAGTAGGTactcggcgctggcgacgaatAACCCCGGGGTG from Purpureocillium takamizusanense chromosome 6, complete sequence encodes:
- a CDS encoding uncharacterized protein (EggNog:ENOG503P45U); translated protein: MSSESSPNGPGGGGPPPHRRSSITQAALSNLFQRGPSNGSNGSSFSAGGSLNDPQRRRLSVTTIGLSGTSPTNTSAFMRRGSMSTNSDSIDESAIEEEDVPGGGARTAPNTPFVRRMSFGQPAMRGYRPGGSPGNDQQGFNWSEQLRSRAESSVTGARPSFSLASSPPRGFSTHDRAKSVSDMPMPQPPAQAAAVKPKQEPRKPDAFQERILKGDFYMD